Proteins encoded by one window of Branchiostoma floridae strain S238N-H82 chromosome 6, Bfl_VNyyK, whole genome shotgun sequence:
- the LOC118418382 gene encoding uncharacterized protein LOC118418382, which translates to MLKRTFHHQKGESDIGTSGMPSESGITGTVKETKSEVQIRELFDEFEFETPSPHHPDSPVCASPAPSDKQADRLQKKKPKKQPTPSPELVKAQIRLSQLQGQVHNKSRELDELRQANQELTYAIKVKEDKLSNKRPTYSALSLKGFQRQRQELTAERDLALARLQEAVQRACLAEQLASDAVRDRAEAIGEKEKLTEERDYATKLYESLRRSVDVEDSDFPLSIRKTVDRQVQTYLSLVHRQGGAFNMMFQGGGADGIAEVSSGNRPTTKVVQKTSYTNGRGSVKNTETKNKDWANFESSAKEHGTAETGGGEASGETTHPWLVSAGKGHGVRVMSPHPAEYKSMLRGNAQPRVMFRSFRSNAT; encoded by the exons ATGTTAAAAAGGACTTTCCATCACCAAAAAGGAGAGAGTGATATTGGGACCTCAGGG ATGCCGTCAGAATCAGGAATCACGGGCACTGTTAAAGAAACCAAATCGGAGGTGCAGATAAGAGAACTGTTTGACGAGTTTGAGTTCGAGACTCCATCACCTCATCATCCGGACAGCCCGGTATGCGCCTCGCCTGCGCCGAGCGACAAACAAGCCGACAGACTGCAGAAGAAGAAACCTAAGAAACAACCCACACCGTCTCCAGAACTTGTGAAA GCTCAGATCAGACTCAGCCAGCTGCAGGGGCAGGTGCACAACAAATCGCGGGAACTGGACGAGTTGAGGCAGGCCAACCAGGAGCTGACGTACGCCATCAAAGTCAAGGAGGACAAACTGTCCAACAAGCGGCCCACTTACAGCGCTCTCAGTTTGAAAG GTTTCCAACGGCAACGCCAGGAGTTGACCGCCGAGCGGGACCTGGCCCTGGCCCGCCTGCAGGAGGCCGTACAGCGAGCTTGTCTTGCCGAGCAGCTCGCTTCAGACGCCGTCAGAGATCGCGCGGAGGCCATCGGAGAAAAAGAAAAGTTAACGGAAGAACGAGACTACGCTACGAAGCTGTACGAGAGTCTGCGAAGGTCTGTGGATGTGGAAGACTCGGATTTTCCGCTGAGCATTCGGAAAACAGTCGACAGACAG GTTCAGACGTACCTGTCTTTAGTACACAGACAAGGCGGTGCCTTCAACATGATGTTTCAGGGCGGAGGGGCTGATGGGATAGCTGAGGTGTCCTCAGGGAATCGTCCTACTACTAAAGTTGTCCAAAAGACATCGTATACAAACGGACGTGGCAGCGTGAAAAACACTGAAACAAAGAACAAGGATTGGGCAAATTTTGAGTCGTCAGCGAAGGAACATGGGACGGCAGAAACCGGTGGCGGTGAAGCAAGTGGGGAGACCACTCACCCATGGCTGGTTTCGGCGGGAAAGGGACACGGTGTGCGGGTTATGAGCCCCCATCCCGCCGAGTACAAGTCGATGTTACGCGGCAACGCTCAGCCTAGAGTTATGTTTCGGAGCTTCCGTAGTAACGCCACATAG